A stretch of Candidatus Methylomirabilota bacterium DNA encodes these proteins:
- a CDS encoding nuclear transport factor 2 family protein, which produces MSVVRDFEKAFNRRDVDALVACFAPDGTYVDTFFGPHAGHAALRAMFERMFREGREYAWTFETVVEDGRGAAAEWSFAYVVTDAVPRSAGRRVRFRGMSVFELAGGRIAAYREYFDEGQALLQLGFAPESLAKVLRRKLEAHGR; this is translated from the coding sequence ATGAGCGTCGTGCGCGATTTCGAGAAGGCGTTCAACCGGCGGGACGTGGACGCGCTCGTCGCGTGCTTCGCGCCCGACGGGACCTACGTGGACACCTTCTTCGGCCCCCACGCGGGCCACGCCGCGCTCCGTGCGATGTTCGAGCGCATGTTCCGTGAGGGCCGCGAGTACGCGTGGACGTTCGAGACCGTCGTCGAGGACGGCCGGGGCGCGGCGGCCGAATGGAGCTTCGCCTATGTCGTCACCGACGCGGTGCCCCGGAGCGCGGGGCGCCGGGTCCGCTTCCGCGGCATGAGCGTCTTCGAGCTGGCCGGCGGCCGGATCGCCGCCTACCGCGAGTACTTCGACGAGGGGCAGGCGCTGCTGCAGCTCGGCTTCGCCCCGGAGTCGCTGGCGAAGGTGCTGCGCCGCAAACTGGAGGCGCACGGACGGTGA
- the leuC gene encoding 3-isopropylmalate dehydratase large subunit, giving the protein MATPRTMFEKIWSRHVVAEGPGGHVLLYVDRHLLHEGSTSAFARLAKTGRRVRRPDLSFATADHYVLTSGEVATDPEIRDMVEALGRQTAQQGIAYFGVGDARRGIVHIIGPEQGLTLPGITIVCGDSHTATHGAFGALAFGIGSTEVEHVMATQTLWQKKPRVMRVTVNGPLELGVTAKDVILAIIAKIGAGGGVGHAIEYAGSTIRAMSMDERMTVCNMSIEAGARAGMVAPDETTFDYLDRRPFAPRGDAWTKALAYWKTVPSEPGAVFDREVELAAREIAPTVTWGTSPQDALPITGRVPDPAGAADAPRRESLARALAYMGLVPGAPLTDVKVDRVFIGSCTNGRLEDLRAAARVVKGRRAVVPAWVVPGSGLVKRAAEAEGLDRVFVEAGFEWREAGCSMCVGMNGETAREGERVASTSNRNFEGRQGKGARTHLMSPAMAAAAAVTGRLTDVRTLRS; this is encoded by the coding sequence ATGGCCACGCCCCGCACGATGTTCGAGAAGATCTGGTCCCGCCACGTCGTGGCGGAGGGGCCGGGCGGGCACGTCCTCCTCTACGTCGACCGCCACCTCCTGCACGAGGGCTCGACGAGTGCCTTCGCGCGGCTCGCGAAGACGGGGCGGCGCGTCCGGCGGCCGGACCTCTCCTTCGCGACGGCGGACCACTACGTCCTCACGTCGGGCGAGGTCGCGACCGACCCCGAGATCCGCGACATGGTCGAGGCGCTCGGCCGGCAGACGGCGCAGCAGGGGATCGCCTACTTCGGCGTGGGCGACGCGCGCCGCGGGATCGTGCACATCATCGGGCCGGAGCAGGGGCTGACGCTGCCCGGCATCACGATCGTCTGCGGCGACTCCCACACGGCGACGCACGGCGCCTTCGGAGCGCTCGCGTTCGGGATCGGCTCGACCGAGGTCGAGCACGTGATGGCCACGCAGACGCTCTGGCAGAAGAAGCCGAGGGTCATGCGCGTCACCGTGAACGGGCCGCTCGAGCTCGGCGTCACCGCCAAGGACGTGATTCTGGCGATCATCGCGAAGATCGGCGCCGGCGGCGGCGTGGGGCACGCCATCGAGTACGCGGGCTCGACGATCCGCGCCATGTCCATGGACGAGCGCATGACGGTCTGCAACATGTCGATCGAGGCGGGCGCGCGCGCCGGCATGGTGGCGCCCGACGAGACGACGTTCGACTACCTCGACCGCCGGCCCTTCGCGCCCAGGGGCGACGCCTGGACGAAGGCGCTCGCCTACTGGAAGACGGTGCCGAGCGAGCCGGGCGCCGTGTTCGACCGCGAGGTGGAGCTCGCCGCGAGGGAGATCGCGCCGACCGTCACGTGGGGGACGAGCCCGCAGGACGCGCTGCCGATCACCGGGCGCGTGCCCGATCCGGCCGGCGCCGCCGACGCCCCGCGCCGCGAGAGCCTGGCGCGCGCGCTCGCGTACATGGGGCTCGTCCCGGGCGCGCCGCTCACCGACGTGAAGGTGGACCGCGTGTTTATCGGCTCCTGCACGAACGGCCGGCTCGAGGACCTGCGCGCGGCGGCGCGCGTCGTGAAGGGGCGGCGCGCGGTCGTGCCGGCGTGGGTCGTGCCGGGCTCGGGGCTCGTCAAGCGCGCGGCCGAGGCGGAAGGGCTCGATCGCGTCTTCGTCGAGGCCGGCTTCGAGTGGCGCGAGGCGGGCTGCTCGATGTGCGTGGGCATGAACGGCGAGACCGCGCGCGAGGGCGAGCGCGTGGCCTCGACCTCCAACCGGAACTTCGAGGGGCGCCAGGGCAAGGGCGCGCGCACCCACCTCATGTCGCCCGCGATGGCCGCGGCGGCGGCGGTGACGGGCCGCCTCACCGACGTCAGGACGCTGCGGAGCTGA
- a CDS encoding DinB family protein gives MTLPHAERQTLIEQYAAGPARLRAALATVPAEAVKWRPAPKEWSVHEIVCHCADSETNGRGRGLGRALRAIVL, from the coding sequence GTGACCCTCCCGCACGCGGAGCGGCAGACGCTCATCGAGCAGTATGCCGCGGGCCCGGCGCGCCTGCGCGCGGCGCTTGCCACGGTGCCCGCCGAGGCGGTGAAGTGGCGCCCGGCGCCGAAGGAGTGGTCGGTCCACGAGATCGTCTGCCACTGCGCCGACTCGGAGACGAACGGTCGCGGACGTGGCCTCGGACGCGCGCTCCGGGCGATCGTGCTCTAG
- the leuD gene encoding 3-isopropylmalate dehydratase small subunit, whose translation MQPFTRVRAVAAPIDLPNVDTDRIIPARFLRKGRGAPGYERFLFHDVRFNADGSEKPDFVLNQPPYRDAKILVTAENFGCGSSREMAVWALEACGVRAVIAPSLGDIFHQNCFKNGLLPVILPAETVANLRRQLHERAGATIAADLGAQTVTGPDGVTYRFEIDPFRKQMLLTGQDEIALTLSYERTVAVFEGRQRTEMPWLTTRGAGG comes from the coding sequence ATGCAGCCCTTCACGCGCGTCCGCGCCGTCGCCGCGCCGATCGACCTCCCGAACGTCGACACCGACCGCATCATTCCCGCGCGCTTCCTCCGGAAGGGGAGGGGCGCGCCGGGCTACGAGCGCTTCCTCTTCCACGACGTGCGCTTCAACGCCGACGGCTCCGAGAAGCCCGACTTCGTGCTGAACCAGCCGCCCTACCGGGACGCGAAGATCCTCGTGACGGCGGAGAACTTCGGTTGCGGCTCCTCGCGCGAGATGGCCGTCTGGGCGCTCGAGGCGTGCGGCGTCCGCGCGGTGATCGCGCCGAGCCTCGGCGACATCTTCCACCAGAACTGCTTCAAGAACGGGCTGCTGCCGGTGATCCTGCCCGCGGAGACCGTCGCCAACCTGAGGCGCCAGCTCCACGAGCGCGCGGGCGCGACGATCGCCGCGGACCTCGGCGCCCAGACGGTCACCGGCCCCGACGGCGTGACCTACCGGTTCGAGATCGACCCGTTCCGCAAGCAGATGCTGCTGACCGGCCAGGACGAGATCGCGCTGACCCTCTCCTACGAGCGCACCGTCGCCGTCTTCGAGGGCCGGCAGCGGACCGAGATGCCCTGGCTCACGACGAGGGGAGCGGGAGGATGA
- a CDS encoding sulfite exporter TauE/SafE family protein, with protein MTWALGALIVTGASFVMGLAGFGIALVSLAFLPYVMSPVDAIVLMTLYAAVFALAIFVPVRRDFTAVRVGDLVLGTVAGTPLGVWVLASVSGGVLNRLIGGMLVVAVLLEWRGLFPERLEGRRWGLGAGILAGVIGGAVGTPGPPVVLYATTQGWSPRAIKANLQAFFVVNQAVILAGYWWAGLLTREVWRLAAVYAVPALVGVGAGMALFDRIDPVGFRRVVFALIFVSGAVLLVRG; from the coding sequence GTGACCTGGGCGCTGGGCGCCCTGATCGTCACCGGCGCGAGCTTCGTCATGGGGCTCGCCGGCTTCGGGATCGCGCTCGTCTCCCTCGCGTTCCTCCCCTACGTCATGTCGCCCGTGGACGCCATCGTCCTCATGACCCTCTACGCAGCCGTCTTCGCGCTCGCGATCTTCGTCCCGGTGCGCCGCGACTTCACGGCCGTGCGCGTCGGCGACCTCGTGCTCGGCACGGTCGCGGGCACGCCGCTCGGCGTCTGGGTGCTCGCGAGCGTGTCCGGCGGCGTGCTCAACCGGCTGATCGGCGGGATGCTCGTGGTCGCCGTCCTCCTCGAGTGGCGCGGCCTCTTCCCGGAGAGGCTCGAGGGCCGCCGCTGGGGGCTCGGCGCCGGCATCCTCGCCGGGGTGATCGGCGGCGCGGTCGGCACGCCGGGCCCGCCCGTCGTCCTCTACGCGACGACGCAGGGCTGGAGCCCGCGGGCGATCAAGGCGAACCTCCAGGCCTTCTTCGTCGTGAATCAGGCGGTGATCCTCGCCGGCTACTGGTGGGCGGGACTTCTCACGCGCGAGGTCTGGCGCCTCGCGGCCGTCTACGCGGTGCCGGCCCTCGTCGGCGTGGGGGCGGGGATGGCGCTCTTCGACCGGATCGATCCGGTGGGCTTCCGGCGGGTCGTCTTCGCGCTGATCTTCGTCTCGGGCGCGGTGCTGCTCGTACGCGGCTAG